In Verrucomicrobiia bacterium, a single genomic region encodes these proteins:
- a CDS encoding NAD(P)H-dependent oxidoreductase subunit E, with the protein MQPEIQINLPNEQAIPDPLVEQPDFAVPAALAAEIDEIITRYPKKRSASLMLLHAIQERFGFISRQAVEWIATKLELQPINIYELVTFYPMFHQQPVGRHHLRVCRTLSCALGGSYRLHEHLCARLGLDPHGHGPQTTKDGKFTVEFVECLASCGTAPVMMCNEAFYEGVSEKKADEIVGGCK; encoded by the coding sequence ATGCAGCCGGAGATTCAAATCAATCTACCTAACGAACAGGCGATACCGGACCCGCTCGTGGAACAGCCGGACTTCGCTGTCCCGGCTGCTTTGGCGGCTGAGATTGATGAGATCATCACCCGCTATCCCAAAAAGCGAAGCGCCTCGCTGATGCTGCTGCACGCAATTCAGGAGCGTTTTGGCTTTATTTCGCGGCAGGCGGTGGAATGGATCGCCACAAAATTGGAGCTGCAGCCGATCAATATCTATGAGCTGGTCACTTTTTACCCAATGTTCCACCAGCAACCGGTGGGGCGCCATCACCTGCGAGTCTGCCGTACCTTGAGTTGCGCCCTGGGCGGTTCCTACAGGCTGCACGAACACTTGTGCGCCCGGCTTGGCCTGGACCCCCATGGCCATGGTCCACAAACCACCAAGGACGGCAAGTTCACGGTCGAGTTTGTTGAATGCCTTGCCAGTTGCGGCACCGCCCCGGTGATGATGTGCAATGAGGCGTTTTACGAGGGCGTTTCGGAAAAAAAGGCGGATGAAATCGTGGGGGGGTGCAAGTGA
- the nuoF gene encoding NADH-quinone oxidoreductase subunit NuoF yields the protein MPQEYRLILKYADQPGYTPDIECYLRNGGYEILKKALAIQPKTLADGRKISGPEQIRDDVRLSGLRGRGGAGFSCGLKWSFVDRKSGKPIYLICNADESEPGTFKDRQILYKDPHQMLEGMIIACYANDVHLAYIYIRGEFMEGGRILNRALQEARARSFLGKNILGSGYDLDIHLHRGAGAYICGEETGLIESLEGKRAYPRIKPPYFPAVLGLYMCPTIVNNVETLCTVKHIIAMGGAEFAKLGTPNNTGTRIVSISGHVKKPGYYEIEVGKVTLGELINEPVFGGGLRDGRKLKAVIPGGSSAKVFKAGEKFKLKRKGPDGKDVEKEFDMLDLPYDFDSLIGAGSMSGSGAIIVLDDSTDIVEALANISEFYAHESCGQCTPCREGSLWMAKALHRLAHGEGRKIDADYLVRIADNIPGGRTICAFGEACSWPVQSFVGKFKDEFVARGTEDEERRTNQSKRAESAVELKAGNTLAMKEI from the coding sequence ATGCCCCAGGAATATCGCCTCATCCTCAAGTACGCCGATCAGCCGGGTTACACACCGGACATCGAGTGTTATTTGCGCAATGGCGGGTATGAGATTTTGAAAAAGGCCCTGGCGATCCAGCCCAAAACGCTGGCTGATGGCCGAAAAATCAGTGGCCCGGAACAAATCCGAGACGATGTGCGCCTCTCGGGCCTGCGCGGGCGCGGGGGCGCCGGCTTTTCCTGCGGGTTGAAATGGTCGTTTGTTGACCGCAAGAGCGGCAAGCCGATTTACCTCATCTGCAACGCCGACGAGTCGGAACCTGGCACGTTCAAGGACCGGCAGATCCTCTACAAGGACCCGCACCAGATGCTCGAGGGGATGATCATCGCCTGTTACGCCAATGACGTGCATTTGGCATATATTTACATCCGTGGCGAATTCATGGAAGGCGGCAGGATTCTCAATCGCGCCCTCCAAGAAGCTCGCGCGCGCAGTTTTCTAGGCAAGAACATCCTAGGCAGCGGCTATGACCTGGACATCCATCTGCACCGTGGCGCTGGGGCCTACATCTGCGGTGAGGAAACCGGTTTGATCGAATCGCTCGAAGGCAAACGCGCATACCCGCGCATCAAGCCGCCTTATTTCCCCGCCGTGCTGGGCCTTTACATGTGCCCCACCATCGTCAACAACGTCGAGACCCTCTGCACGGTCAAGCACATCATCGCCATGGGCGGGGCGGAATTCGCGAAACTGGGCACGCCCAACAACACGGGCACGCGGATCGTCAGCATCAGCGGACACGTCAAGAAACCGGGTTACTACGAGATCGAGGTGGGCAAAGTCACCCTGGGCGAGCTAATCAATGAGCCGGTGTTCGGTGGCGGTTTGCGTGATGGCCGCAAGCTCAAGGCGGTGATTCCCGGCGGTTCTTCGGCGAAGGTTTTCAAGGCCGGCGAGAAGTTCAAGTTGAAACGCAAGGGACCGGACGGAAAGGATGTTGAAAAGGAATTCGACATGCTGGATTTGCCGTATGATTTCGACTCCTTGATTGGGGCGGGGAGCATGTCCGGTTCGGGCGCGATTATTGTGCTGGACGATTCAACGGATATCGTCGAGGCGCTGGCGAACATCAGCGAGTTCTATGCGCACGAGAGTTGCGGCCAGTGCACGCCCTGCCGCGAAGGCTCGCTTTGGATGGCCAAGGCATTGCACCGCCTCGCACATGGTGAAGGCCGCAAGATAGATGCGGATTACCTGGTCCGAATAGCCGATAATATCCCCGGAGGGCGCACTATTTGCGCCTTTGGCGAGGCCTGTTCCTGGCCTGTGCAGAGTTTTGTGGGTAAGTTCAAGGATGAATTTGTCGCTCGCGGAACGGAGGACGAGGAACGCAGGACTAACCAAAGCAAGCGCGCCGAATCAGCAGTAGAATTGAAAGCGGGCAATACATTGGCAATGAAAGAGATTTGA